The proteins below come from a single Myripristis murdjan chromosome 10, fMyrMur1.1, whole genome shotgun sequence genomic window:
- the tmsb2 gene encoding thymosin beta encodes MSDKPDMTEISRFDKTKLKKTETKEKNPLPTKETIEQERKGDATP; translated from the exons ATGTCTGACAAACCTGACATGACTGAGATTTCCCGCTTTGACAAGACAAAGCTgaagaagacagagacaaaagaaaaaaaccctctgccCACCAAAGAGA CCATTGAGCAAGAGAGGAAAGGCGATGCCACACCTTGA
- the LOC115366642 gene encoding protein Wnt-8a-like — protein MGRWHLLTALALSTLCYVQVASAWSANNFLMTGPKAFLTYASSVQVGAQSGIHECKHQFAWDRWNCPESALQLSTHSGLRSATRETSFLHAISAAGVMYTLTKNCSMGDFDNCGCDDSRIGQTGGRGWIWGGCSDNAAFGEKISKQFVDSLENGHDSRAAVNLHNNEAGRLAIKATMRKACKCHGVSGSCSIQTCWMQLSEFREVGNYLKLKHDQAKKLEMDKQRVRAGNSADNRGAIAHAFGSIARTELIYLEDSPNYCLKNQSLGFQGTEGRECLQGGKNMSQWERRSCRRLCHECGLKVEEKRIEVVSSCNCKFHWCCTVKCEKCTKVVTKYYCTRRERGRKPHNKTKKRHNARRH, from the exons ATGGGACGCTGGCATCTGCTCACAGCTTTGGCTCTGTCCACGCTCTGTTATGTTCAAGTTGCATCGGCTTG GTCAGCAAATAATTTCCTCATGACTGGACCTAag GCCTTTCTAACCTATGCAAGCAGTGTGCAAGTGGGCGCGCAGAGTGGAATACATGAGTGTAAACATCAGTTCGCATGGGACAGGTGGAACTGCCCAGAGAGTGCACTCCAACTGTCTACACACAGCGGGCTTCGAAGTG CCACAAGGGAGACGTCTTTTTTGCATGCCATCAGCGCAGCTGGAGTGATGTACACGCTGACCAAGAACTGTAGCATGGGAGACTTCGACAACTGCGGCTGCGATGACTCCAGAATCGGACAGACTG GCGGCAGGGGATGGATCTGGGGAGGGTGCAGCGATAACGCGGCGTTTGGAGAGAAGATCTCCAAACAGTTTGTGGACTCCCTAGAAAATGGACATGACTCCCGCGCAGCTGTCAACCTGCATAACAATGAGGCAGGCAGACTG GCAATCAAAGCTACCATGAGGAAAGCCTGTAAGTGTCACGGAGTGTCTGGGAGCTGCAGCATCCAAACCTGCTGGATGCAGCTGTCCGAATTCAGAGAGGTGGGTAACTACCTGAAGCTAAAGCATGACCAGGCGAAGAAGCTGGAGATGGACAAACAGCGCGTGAGGGCTGGAAATAGCGCGGACAACCGAGGTGCCATTGCGCACGCTTTTGGCAGCATCGCCCGGACGGAACTCATCTATCTGGAGGACTCTCCAAACTACTGCCTTAAGAACCAGAGTCTGGGCTTTCAGGGCACAGAGGGCCGAGAGTGTCTACAGGGTGGCAAGAACATGTCTCAGTGGGAGAGACGGAGCTGCCGCAGGCTGTGTCATGAATGCGGGCTTAAGGTGGAGGAGAAGCGCATTGAGGTGGTCAGCAGCTGCAACTGTAAATTTCACTGGTGTTGCACGGTGAAGTGCGAGAAATGTACAAAAGTTGTTACAAAATATTACTGCACACgtagggaaagagggagaaagccACATAATAAAACGAAGAAAAGACACAATGCGCGCCGGCATTGA
- the LOC115366891 gene encoding protein Wnt-8-like, translated as MLLSVFWLLTILQCKSCPGHAWVANNLLMTGPKAYLTYAGSVQVGAQSGIEECKHQFAWDRWNCPDSAVQLRGLKSATRETSFVHAISAAGVMYTLTRNCSLGDLDNCGCDVSKNGKIGGRGWLWGGCSDNVDFGERISKQYVDAQETGQDSRAAVNLHNNEAGRMAVRATMKRICRCHGMSESCSVQTCWTQLSNMRDIGNYLKMKHDQAQKLEIDKKRMRAGNSADNRGAIVDAVGSIAQTELIYLEDSPDYCRKNISLGLHGTEGRECLQHGDGLTQWERRSCRRLCHDCGLRVEERRTEVVSSCNCKFHWCCKVKCEDCSHVIVKHVCARRESGHGHAFRRRYRGPK; from the exons ATGCTTCTTTCGGTGTTTTGGTTGCTGACAATTCTTCAGTGCAAAAGCTGTCCGGGACATGCTTG GGTCGCAAATAACTTACTAATGACTGGGCCCAAG GCCTATCTGACCTACGCGGGCAGTGTACAGGTGGGTGCACAGAGTGGAATAGAAGAGTGTAAACACCAGTTTGCGTGGGATCGGTGGAACTGTCCGGACAGCGCCGTCCAACTGAGAGGACTAAAAAGCG CCACCAGAGAGACGTCTTTCGTTCATGCCATCAGTGCAGCTGGGGTCATGTACACATTGACCAGGAACTGTAGCCTTGGGGACCTCGACAACTGCGGCTGTGACGTTTCAAAGAACGGGAAAATTG GCGGACGTGGCTGGCTATGGGGAGGCTGCAGTGATAACGTGGATTTCGGGGAGAGGATCTCCAAACAATATGTGGACGCACAGGAGACTGGCCAGGACTCCCGGGCTGCTGTCAACCTACACAACAACGAGGCCGGGAGGATG GCTGTGAGGGCAACTATGAAGCGCATCTGCAGATGTCATGGCATGTCAGAGAGCTGCAGCGTCCAAACTTGCTGGACACAGCTGTCCAACATGAGGGACATTGGTAACTATTTGAAGATGAAGCACGACCAGGCCCAGAAACTTGAGATAGACAAAAAGCGGATGAGAGCTGGCAATAGCGCAGACAACCGTGGTGCCATTGTGGATGCTGTTGGCAGCATAGCCCAGACGGAACTCATTTATCTGGAGGACTCTCCCGACTACTGCAGGAAGAACATCAGTCTGGGACTACACGGGACCGAGGGCCGGGAGTGTCTGCAGCATGGAGACGGTTTAACCCAATGGGAGAGACGGAGTTGCCGCAGGTTGTGTCACGATTGTGGCCTCAGGGTGGAGGAGAGGCGAACCGAGGTGGTCAGCAGCTGCAACTGTAAATTCCACTGGTGCTGCAAGGTGAAGTGTGAGGACTGCTCTCATGTTATAGTCAAACATGTGTGCGCCAGGAGAGAGAGCGGACATGGACATGCCTTCAGAAGGAGATATCGTGGACCTAAATAA